AAGAAGAAATCTGCCTGACCCAGCGCAATTCCTATAAGCGCAGAAATATGCACCACCCAGAGAAAAATAAGAGCCGCTTTTTTGATCATGATTTCTCAATTAGATCACTCGTAATTTTAGCACTCAATAAACACAAAGGAATACCGCCGCCAGGATGCACGGAGCCTCCCACGTGATATAGGTTTTTGATCTTGTTAAAGTTGGGGTGTCTTAGAAAAGCAGCCATTTTATTGTTGCTCGCAGCTCCGTAGAGGGCACCGCGATAGCTGCTCGTATTTGCCTCAATCATCGGTGGGGTGAGTACGTATTCTGTTTCAATAAGATCTGAGATATCGACGTTCAGGCAACTCTTGATCTTATCGAGAATTCTGTTCCGGCTTTTTGTGACGAGATCGTCCCAGTCCTGACCGTAATTGCCGGGTGCGTTGATCATAACAAACCAGTTCTCGCAACCTTGCGGCGCATCGCTTTGAGTTTCTTTGCTCGTAATATTGATATAGACCGTGGGGTCTTCATAAAGATCTCGTTTATCAAAAATGTACTCAAATTCTGCCGGGTAGTTCTCGCTGAATAAAATGTTGTGCAGATCCAGTTCTGGAAACGTCTTCTTCACGCCCCAGTAAAAAATCAGCGCGCTGCTCGATCTGGGCTGCTCGAGTGTCTTTTTGGGTTCAGGTACATCTTTCAACAGCTTTTTATAGGTCGGGAAAATGTCCATATTGGATACGACTATTTCAGCATCAAAGGTGTCTTGATCAGTCGTTACTCCGGTGACTTTACTTTTGTGGTGGTTTATTTTTGTTACGCTTTCGCGAAAGCGGAATTCCACACCCACTTCTTGAGCCAATTTGAACAGCGACTGAGAAATATTGTGCATGCCGCCCGCTGGATAGTACGTGCCCAATCCAAGCTCGAGATGCGGAATCATGCTCATGATGCCAGGCGTAGCGTAGGGATCAGACCCGTTATACGTCGCATAGCGATTGAAGAGCTGAGTTAGTTTTGGGTTGGAAAAAACAGAATTCTCTTGATTTAAAGTGTTGTTGATTCCCAAAAACGGCATTTGAATGAGTGCCTTTACAGTATCCTTGGATAGATAGGTGCTGATTTTATGCAGTGATTTTTCTAGGAATAAGCCTTTAGTAAGTTCATACTTTAACTTACTGCTATTTAGATACTTTTTTAAGGTAGATGGATTTTCTAAAAAGGTTTTAGAAGCCCCTTCGATAAATTGGTTTTGATCTGTACTCGCAGCAAATTGAGTTCCGTCCTCCCAAAAGTATTTGAACGATATTTTCTTTTTCTTGTGACTGAATGGGATTTGTGTTTCAGTAAAAAGTTGATGGAGTTCATCAACGAGATGGGGAAGCGTGAATAACGAGGGGCCTAGGTCAAACCGGTAACCATCTAGTTCTAGGGCATGCAGTTTACCGCCGCTATAGTCGTTTTTCTCAAAAACCGTGACATGAAACCCCTGTTTTTTGAGCCGCAGCGCAATAGCCAAACCACCTATGCCGGCACCTATGACTGCAGCTTTTTTCATAAGGCTTACTTGAAATACTTGAAGGGTACGACCAGCATCCCAAAATTCTCACCTTCTTCCTTACCCAAGTGTTTATGGTGAACCTTGTGGGCGCGTCTCACACCTTTGGCATATTTGTTATTTGCTTTGCGCAACCACTTGAAACGCTGATGTATGAAAATATCGTGCACAACAAAATAGGCGATGCCATAAGCTAGAATTCCCAAGCTTATGGGTAAGCACCACCACAAATCAAACACGCCATGTAAAATTTTGAATCCTATACTGATTGCCGCAAAAAACACAAAAAACAAATCGTTTTTCTCAAACCAGCTGTCGTGTTTTTTATGATGGTGATCTTCATGGATTTTCCATAAAAAACCATGCATGACATATTTGTGAATAAGCCATGCATTGAATTCCATGATACAAAATGTGATTAAAAAAATCAGTATCCAAAAGAGGGTACTCATATCATATCAAATTAAGCCGATAAGTTACATAACCTTTTGCGAGTAGACCAATTTTCTCGTAGTTGGGCACGCGTATTCTGCGCTTTCTGATTTCTCGGCTGGGTGTTTTTTCCAAGCGAGTCAACAATTTTCTGTAATACGTGTAAGCTGTGTAGACACCTAGTTTTGCTTCAATAGGCAATCTCTTGATGCCTCTGAGACCCGCATTAAAATCGTCCTTAATCTCAGCAATTAATCTGGCTTTATCTTCTTCGTTTAGATCGTGCAGATTTGTATTTGGGAAATAACTGCGTTCCAGCATCTCAAGATCTGCTTTTAAATCTCTCAGAAAATTTACTTTTTGAAAAGCACTTCCCAGTCTCATGGCATCGTCTTTCAAGTCATCATATTTCTGCTGGTCTCCCTTGACAAAAACTTTCAAAGACATCAATCCAACTACATCTGCACTCCCATAAATGTAATTGCGATATTCCTCATCAGTCAAATAAACAGATTTATCCAAATCCAAACGCATGCTATGAATGAAAGCGCCATACATATCTGGAGTAATATCGTATTTATGGACAGTCTCTTGGAATGAATTGAGAATAGGGTTAAGGCTTATCTTATTTTCAACAGCTTTATGCAGTTCGTTTTCAAAATTGTCCAGCAGCTCACGTTTGTTGTAGTCATGAAATGTGTCAACAATCTCATCAGCAAAGCGCACGAAGCCGTAAATGTTGTGAATGTCTTGCTGAATAGAAGGCCCTAGCATTTTACTCGCCAAAGAAAACGAGGTACTGTATTTATTAGTTACCGTTCGGCTACACTGCCTTGATACGTCGTCAAATAAACTTTTCATGATGGGGAATGTTTCTCTATTAATTCTGCTACTAGTTTACCTGAAATGAGCGACGGCGGCACTCCTGGACCCGGAACAGTAAGTTGTCCCGTAAAGTAAAGGTTATTTACTTTGCGACTTCTTAAATTTGGTCTAAGAAATGCGGTCTGTGTCAGAGTGTTTGCCATTCCGTAGGCGTTTCCTTTATAACTATTATATTCTTTGATAAAGTCGTTTACACAAAAAGATTCTTTCACGATAATGTGATCTCTTACATTTTGACCTGTTCTTTCTTCAAAACGGCTCATTACAATATCAAAATATTGGTTCCTTAATTCTGGCGTGTCTTCTAAACCTGGAGCTAGTGGTATGAGGAAAAATCCATTTTCACAGCCTTCAGGCGCCGTGCTAGGATCAGTTACTGATGTGAAGTTGGCGTAGAACAAAGGATCGTCTGGCCATTTAGGGTGCTCGTAGATTTCATCAGCATGTTTTTCAAAGTCGGTGTCAAAAAACAGATTGTGGTGATCTATGTTCTTCAATTTTTTATCAAAACCTACATAGAATATCAAAGAGCTGGGAGCGAAGGTTTTCTTTTTCCAGTAATTCTCAGAGTATTGTCTGTGTTTCTCTTCAAGCAAAGTTTCTGAATGGTGATAGTCAGCACCTGATAAAACTACATCATAAAGGAACTTTTGATCATCGATTATCAGTCCTTCTGCATTATTGTTTTTATCTACGAGAATTTTTGAAACAGGACTATTGGTTTTAATGACTACGCCCAGTTCTTGAGCTAACTTTTTCATTCCCAATATGACTTCATACATACCACCTTTGGGATGCCAAGTTCCTAATCCAAAATCTGCGTAATTCATAAAGTTGTAGAAACTAGGTGTGTTAGATGGAGTTGCACCTAAAAAGAGAACTGGAAACTCTAGGATGGAAACTAATTTTGGGTTACTGAATTTTTTCCTTACGTCTTTTGAGACATTACCGACAAAGGCTCCTAATTTTTTAACCGTTTGAAGAGTGACCAATTCTAATGGCGATTCACCTGGGCGATAAACCAAATTCTTGATGGCAATGTCATAGTTCTCAGATGCTACGTCCATGAATTCCTGAAGAGGCTTAGAGCTTCCTGCTTCAACTTTCTCAAAAGTTTCTTTGATGGCTGGAAGATTATCAGCAATAGTTATTTTCTCGTCTTCAAAAACCACGCTGTATGCTGGATTTAATTTGTCCAGTTGATAATAATCAGACGGCTTTTTACCGAAGTCAGCAAAGAAACGTTCAAATATATCGGGCATCCAGTACCACGAAGGCCCTATATCAAAGGTAAAGCCGTCTTTGACCAGCCTTCTGGCTCTTCCACCTACGGTGCTATTTTTTTCATAGATAGTGACTTCATGACCAGCTTTGGCTAAATAAGCTGCTGCTGACAATGAAGAAAATCCTGATCCTATAACTGCAATTTTATGGCTCATGCGCTCACGAGTTGAGGAAGTTGCTTGATTACATCATGAATGTTTGTGAACACCCGTTGATTCGTGTGAAGATCATCTTCTTTGATTTTTTTGGATAAGTAACCAAATACCCATAATTCAGCATCATTATTTTTTTGAATCTTCTTGTGGAATTTTCTTAGAAAGCTCGGGATTTTAGACTCCATGGGATTAACCGTCATATAGGTAAGATAAACTGGGTCTACTTCCTTGTTTTTAAAGTGCTTTAAAGCGTCAATCAACATACTCTCACCTAAGTAAATAGTACGCTTATTGTGACTTAATAATTGATAATTCAAAAACAACAGCCCTAGATCATGCATTTCATTGTCCGGGAGAAAAAGGATGTAGGCTCTATCATTCTGATCATAACTTTGATATTGTAGTTTTTCTAACTCTACTAGCATCTTTTGTTTGATCAGGTGACTGATGAAATGTTCATGAGCAATATTTATCGTTTTGGATTGCCATAGAAGACCTAATTCTTCTAGAAACGGTATAAAGAGTTGATAGAATACGCCATTAAAACCTTCCCTATCATAAACTGATTTGTAAATCTTTTGAAAAAGAACTTGATCAAAATTGATCATCGCCAGTTTCAGTTTTTGAATGTAGTGGTCATTAATGTTTTCTGATTCAGCGATTGTTCGTACTTGTTCTTCTATTTCCTCAGCATTTAATTTGGCTATGCTAGATATACGCATGCCGTTATTTTTCAAAAAGCTTACATTCAAAATTTTGCGAAGCGAGTGCAGGTTGTAGGTACGTATGTTTGTATCGGTACGATCTGGTGTTAAAAGGTTATATCTTTTCTCCCAAATACGAATAGTGTGGGACTTGACTCCACTTAAATTTTCAAGATCCTTGATACTAAACCGACTCTTAACCACGACATTTGTTTATTAAATCCAATGTAAAGTTAAACAAACAAAGATTTAAACAAACACATCCTACGATTGTTTTAACGTTTTGCGATTTGAAGTTTTTTATTTAGAACCCGATTCTGGTCGTTATAGAGTGAAGGTGCAGGAAGCATTAAATCCTAAATGTTCATCATTAAGAACGTATCCTAATTGATTAGTTACTACAGTTGTGTTGTTAATTTTAAATGGATCTGTATTAGCGTGATGATGTCCGTAGATCCAATATGGCACTTGAGAATCTTTAATTAACAAGTTATTCTCACTGGCAAACGCTTGATTTAAAATGCTGCCCTTATATTTTTCAGGATAATTCTGTAGGGTAGGAACATGGTGAGTAATTACAATGGAAGAATCATCTAGCCGATTCTTTTCAAGGAATTTGAGGTCTAATTCATGCATTATGTTATAGTCATCAATATCTAGCTTGCGATTCTTCCAGTGGATCTTGCTAAAATCCTGCAAATATCTCTTTATTGGAAATTGGTGAGCTTTATCAATATAGCTCCACAGCGTGCATCCAAGAATATTTAAACCGCCAACTTTAATTACTGAACGATGACATAAGTGTATATTATTTCTAATCTTCTCTAAAATTGGATTTAAATAAACAGATAGATCAGAACTGTAAAATTCATGATTTCCAGGTATCCAAATAACAGATTTCCAGTTTGATGAAAGATAATCCAAGAAATCTGAGAATCTCTTCATACAGTTTAGTGGCATGAGATCACCAGCAATAAGTAGAGTGTCTGCAATAGGTCTTAAAGGATTGTTCTTAAGATAAGCGCGATTTGCTGGTTGTTCGTAATGTATATCGGACAAATACTGGAATACCATTTCAAAATTTGGTAAAAGGTAAAATTAAAAACTTATAGTTATAGTTAATGATATGGCAACGAGTTTATACTACATTGAATCTATAATAGAAGTGGAATTTTGAAAAACAGAATCTATTGAATAAAAAAATCCTTTTCACAGTTTATGTAAAAAGGATTTTGAAGCTGAATGGTACCCGGGATGGGACTTGAACCCACACGTCTTACGACACACGGCCCTCAACCGTGCCTGTCTACCAATTTCAGCACCCGGGTAGAAAAAAAGCCCTCTTAATGGAGAGCTTTTTCTTAAAGTGATCTGGCTGGGGCTCGAACCCAGGACCCTCTCCTTAAAAGGGAGATGCTCTACCAACTGAGCTACCAGATCAGCATTGTTTTAATGCGGGTGCAAATATAAAACCTATATTTCTTATTGAGCCAATTTTTTGACCACTATTTTTGAAGAAAATAAACTTTATTTCTGAGGTGTTGAATATGAGTAATTTAGTAGTGTTAGTGGGCTATATGGGAAGTGGTAAATCCTCTGTCGGTAGAAAATTGGCTGTGAAAATGGACTTACCATTTATAGATCTGGATGACTTGATCGAGCAAGTCGAGGGAAAATCCATATCAGAAATCTTTGAAAAACAAGGGGTTCTTCACTTTCGAAAACTAGAACGAGAAGTTTTAGAAAATACTTTACGCGAAAATCTAAACGCTGTTATCGCTGTAGGAGGTGGTACTCCATGTTACTATAATAATATGGATATGATTAACGAGCATGGGTTATCTATTTATTTGAGAGCAAACGTGCCTCAACTATCAAGAAGGCTTTTCCCAGAACGTATGCAGAGACCAATTATAGAGAGTCAGCAAAGTTTAGAATCGTTGCAAGAATTTATCGGTAAACATCTTTTTGAACGCAGTCCATTTTATGAGCGTGCGCACGAGACCCTGGATGTTGGTTTGATTGATTTAGATGAAGTGGTGCAACACTGCGAGCACATCATCAATCAGCGCAAAACGGCAGAGTAAGGCTCTGTCCTTAAGTTTACCTCAATGTGTTCTTGCATGGTTGTGCTTAACGAGATACCTTTAAAATCAGCTTTTACAGGATATTTTTTATGATTACGGTTTACTAGCACAGCTGTTTTAAAAGCTCTCAAAGGTATTTGTAAGAAATGCTGTACTGCGTAGATTAAGGTAGTTCCACTGTTCAAAACATCGTCGCAAAGAACTAGATTCCCGTCCCGAGCATCTTCTAGACTAAAGTCGGTTTTTGCGGCACTCAATGGATTGTTTTTGTCAAGTTCTATTTTTACCAGTCTTACATCGAGATCTGATATAGATTTCAAAAAGGTGCTTAAAATTTCAGCAAACTTGTATCCCTGACCACTTATCCCTGCGAGAAATAATTGATCTTGGTCAGAAAACACTTCTGCGATTTGATAGGCAATACGTCTGCTTTTATTTTCAATGTCTTGGTGGGTGAGTATGTTTGAAGCCATTCTGTAGGTTATTTCTTTAGAAAATGAATGAGTAATTCCCTGCCTCGTCGATCTGGCTCAGAGATTTCACAGTTTTCCATTGATTTTATTTCAAAAAACGGACTGAAAAGTCGTCTGTATTCTTCTGCGTTTCCTCCATAAGGTGGTTCTGTGCGGTCGCTTTCAAACTGGAAAAGTACACCTTTAATTGCACCGTCTGATTTGAGGAGGTCGTGGCATTTTTTAGGATAGCTTTCGCGAAAGCGAGATTCCAAAGCACAAAAAAAGGTCTGCTCTAATATAAAGTCATAAGATCCCTCGTGATCAAAAAAATCTTCTAAGTGAAGAGTAATCTCGTCTGATTCTATTTGTTGCTGGAGGCTCTCAAGTGCCGGTTCAGCAAAATCCAAAATATGGACATTAGTAAATCCTTGCTGTAGTAGATAGCTGGCATCTCTGGAATTGCCAGCTCCTGGTATTAAAATAGAGCAGTTCTTATCTTCAATTTGACTTATTACGTGTTTCAAAGGTGCTGAGGCATGGGATAGCTGCCAGGGAGTATCGTCCTGCTGATAGCGTTGTGTCCAGTAATGCTTATCTAAGATCATGCTTATTCTTCCTCTTGTGATAAAAGATCATCCAGTTCACGACGGTCTTTTTTTGTGGGACGGCCTTCTCCTTTTCTACGGTAGTAATCTTGATTGAGCGCGATCATTTTTTTGACTTCGAGACGTTCTTTAGGCGTGCGGTCCAACATATAGAGGTTCACAAGTTTTGCTCCTACACGATTAGGAGGAAGGTCTAGTACTTCGATTTTATAATCAATTTGATCTTTACGCACCTCTACGATATCTGTCGCGTACACCTCCCGAGAGGGTTTCACCACATCACTATTTACTTTCACCCTGCCTTTTTTTACAGCTGTGGTGGCTTTGCTTCTTGATTTAAAATATCTGATGGACCACAAATATTTATCTACGCGCATAAGATTCTCCGTTCTGAGTCGTTTTCCACAAAAATAGCCGAAAATACTATCTTTGCCCACTCAAAAATTGCGATGAAATATTTACTGTATACAATATTAGCTGGTTTACTCTTAAGTTCTTGTGAGAGTGATGATGATTCAAACACGATACCTGTTAGAGATAGGCAGGAAGTCTTTGATGAAAATATCATTGACCTTGAAACCTATCTAAGCACACACTTCTATAATTATGAGGATTTTGATCCAGCAAACCCCAGTGATTTTGAGATCGTCATCGATACCCTGGCAGGAGCAAACGCTGATAAGATTGCACTGATAGATCGTCCAGAATTAGAGCGATTGAGTATAACTAGAGACGAGGTAGATTATGAGTACTTTGTCTTGAAAGTGAGAGAAGGTGAAGGGGCATTGAGACCCACTTATGCTGATAGCACCCTGATTTCTTATCGTGGTTTCAATTTACAGAATGAAGTGTTTGATGAGGCTCAAAATCCCCTTTGGTTGGATTTACCTAACACGATAGCAGGTTTCTCCCTCGGACTAACTGAGTTTAAGGAATCAACTGATCGTGTGCAGAATCCAGATGGGACTTTCACTTTTGAAAATTCAGGTATGGGTGTCATCTTTATGCCTTCTGGCCTAGCTTACTTTAATAATCCACCTAACAATACTATAGGTCAATATAATCCTATCGCATTCTCTATCAAATTGAGAACAGTAGAAATTACTGATCACGATGGTGATGGTATCCTATCGATCTATGAGGACCTGAACAATGATAGAAATTTAAGGTCTGGCGATGCTGACGATACAGATGGAGACGGTATTTCAAATTTCCTAGATGCAGATGATGATGGAGATGGTATTTCTACGAGAGAAGAAATTTCTGATGAAGATGGAAATCTTCTTATTTTGAATGGAGATCCTTCAACTGCACCAGATTCAGATAATGATGGGATTCCTGATTATTTGGATAATCGTACTGAAGCTTCTTCATAATCTTAATAATTTGCTAACTTTCGACCGCTAAAGTAAGAGTCTCGACTCATTAGTTTTGCGCAAATTTTTACGGTTGAGGTTTTTACAATTTATTTTATTCAGTTTATGTGGCTTTTTAGCCTCAGGTCAATCTGCCAATTCTGTTTATCTGTGCTTAGGTAACGATGATATTGTGCTTGCAGATCTAGATAATTGCTCTTCATCTTTAATCACGACTTTACCAGAGTCTTTATTTGATATTTCTCAGGGAGATACTGATGATACGCTTTATGGTATCAAAGATGAAAGATTGTACAGGATCAATGTGTCTAATGGTTCGTTTGTACTTCTAGGTAATCTTACAGTTCTAGGTTTTAATGGCAACTTTAGGGTTACATCGCTGGTTAAGGAAAGAGATGGTTTTCTTCTAGGTGCCAATCAAAGCTCAAATGGCGAGTTATTTCGGATTGATGTAAATGCCATGACGGCTACAAATCTAGGAGCTACTGGTTTTGAAAGCGCTGGTGATCTAACTTTCTTAAATGGTGTATTGTACTTAAGTGCTGATAATAATGAACTAGTTCAAGTAAATATTAATACACCTTCCCAGTCAAGTTTAGTAGGCTCCATGAGTCTCAATGGAGGGCAAAACATATTTGGAGTAGTAAGTATTATAACAGCTAATCCATGCGCTTCCAATCCTACTGTTGATCTTATCGCAACCGGTGGGAGATCCACGGGAGTTGTCAACCCTTCTAATGGTAATACAACAACCACTTGTATTAATTTGGTGAACTCCAGTATTTTCGGTGCTGCCGAAGTCACCTCAGACGTTATTTGCACCATCGATATAGAGATCTTAGGAGATGGTTTGCAAAACCCTGAATTTTGTGGAACGGCAAATCCCAATTTGACTACAACAGTTGATCCTAACTCACCTATCGGTACCTACACTTATGAATGGAGAGAACAGGGAAGCTTAACAGTACTTTCAACTAATGAAGATTATTCTCCTACGGTTACCACTACGACCACTTTTGAATGCACGGTAACTGACACAGGAAGAGCAGCACCAGATAACATTGCGGTAGACACGATTACAGTGACAATTAATGACGAGCCGGTTTATAATAGTCTGGGCAATGTGATTGTACACTCATTCTACGATCTTCCATCCATCGATGGGACAAACATTCCTGCAAACGCGAGGTATTATACTCAGCCTAACGGTAACGGTACTCCTATAAACATTGGCGATCAAGTTCGCGAATCTGATTTTTCATCAAATCCTGGAACTCTTTATGTTTTTGGAACTGATGCCAATAGTTGTGAACTCACTGGTCAGTTAACAATTGAATTCGTTACGACTCAAGTGACTGTTGAACCAGTACCTACTAACTCAAGCTTGAATATTTGTGAAGGTGACAGCATTACTCTAAGAGCTGATACGGTGCCTGGACCAGCCTATGGTACCTACACTTACAACTGGGATGATGGATTGGGAAGTGTGCTTCCAGATACTCGAGAGATTACAGTTACCCCTTCTCAAGACACAACCTATTCCGTTACTGTAAATGATTCAGGTGTAATTAACGGCACAGCAATGGGATTTGATCAGATTCAAGTAACAGTAAACTTACGACCCAGCCTAGGAGTGATAACCAACACTACAAGAACTAATTCTTACGAGTTTCCAGTTATAAATGGTAACAATCTTACAGGTAATCAAGCTTTTTACACGGGACCTAACGGTACTGGCCAGTCTTACCAACCGGGAGATATCATTGACTTGAATGATTTCTCAAGCTTTCCAATTACCATTTACATCTACGACAACAATAACGGTTGCGATGATCAGACTCAGTTTGAATTGACCATAGAGCCTATCAACCTAACTCTACAACTAGATCCCGATTCTACAACCATTTGTCAAGGAGGTACAGTTACAATTACTGCCATTCCTGATCCTGTAAATCCCGTGGATCAATATACCTATGAATGGACTGTAAATGGAAGTCCTGATCCACAAACTGGAGATGTAGCAACTTTTACTCTTCAGCAATCCACAAGTACAATCACCTGTACTGTTACTGACTTGGGAATAGCCGGTGCACCACAATCATTTACCCGAAATATTCAGATTGATGTGCTGCCTAGCATCCAAATTTCTAATCCTGGCGATCAATCTGTAAATAATAGCTTCACGTTTCCAGCAATTACAGGGCCTAATGTTACTGCAAACGCTCTTTACTCCACGCAGTCAGGCGGTGCAGGCCAGCCCTTTCAATCTGGGGACGTAGTGACCAGAGCAGATTTTGCAACGCTACCGATTCAGATTTTTATCTATGATACAAACGGTACCTGCGATGATGAAGAATCATTTATTTTAGATATTATAGAGCCCCAACCTACATTGACAGTCACTTCTAGCGCGACTGAAATTTGTGAGGGAGAAGAAATCACTCTCTCTGCCACGGCTGATCCAGCTACTCCAACGGGTGATTATTCTTATGAATGGACTGTTGTGGGCGATACAACTGTCATTGGGACAGAACGCAATCTCACTATTATTCCAGAAGCTTCTACTTCTTATCAATGTACTATTACCGATTCTGGTCTAACTGCTCCTAATGATCAGGCGAGTGATTCCATTTCTATTAATGTAAATGCCAGTCCCAGTCTGGACGTAGTTGAGAATATTGTAATTCAGGATCAGTTCGTTTTCCCGGATATCCGTGGAACAAATCTTTCAGGCAATGCAGCCTACTTCACAAATACGGGCGGGCAGGGAACAAGCTATGTACCGGGAGATGTGCTTGCCTTTAATGAAGACGCTACCTATCCTCTCACCATTTTCATTTATGATGAATCTGCTGGGTGCTTTGATGAGGAAAGTTTTCAGCTAACGATACTTGAGCCGCAGCCAGAATTGTTCTACATCCCGCAATTTGTCACGCCTAATGAAGATAATTATCACGACACTTGGAATGTTGAGATTCTGAACTCTGAGGTAAGTATTGAATTTATCTACATCTACGATCGTTATGGTAAGCTTGTTACGCAAATTGTGCCAGGAGGTATAGGCTGGGATGGAACATTGAATAACAACCCGCTGCCATCGAGTAGCTATTGGTATCAATTTGTTTATACCTTCCGTGGTACTGAAATAGAGGAGAAGGGCTATTTTGCACTCAAGCGATGAATTGTCATTTAAATTATTGATAATTAGTCGGTTAATTATTTTAGTTATTACGCTTTCGCGAAAGCGAGAAAATATCATCACACCTGCTTAACACTTGCTAACGTTCTTACTAACAAACAACTGCAAGTTTGGTCTGATCCTTGTAAAACACCAGCGTAATCATGGCGTTTTAGATGGGACTTCTTATCTTGCG
This genomic interval from Nonlabens spongiae contains the following:
- a CDS encoding phytoene/squalene synthase family protein, which encodes MKSLFDDVSRQCSRTVTNKYSTSFSLASKMLGPSIQQDIHNIYGFVRFADEIVDTFHDYNKRELLDNFENELHKAVENKISLNPILNSFQETVHKYDITPDMYGAFIHSMRLDLDKSVYLTDEEYRNYIYGSADVVGLMSLKVFVKGDQQKYDDLKDDAMRLGSAFQKVNFLRDLKADLEMLERSYFPNTNLHDLNEEDKARLIAEIKDDFNAGLRGIKRLPIEAKLGVYTAYTYYRKLLTRLEKTPSREIRKRRIRVPNYEKIGLLAKGYVTYRLNLI
- a CDS encoding RNA-binding S4 domain-containing protein, with translation MRVDKYLWSIRYFKSRSKATTAVKKGRVKVNSDVVKPSREVYATDIVEVRKDQIDYKIEVLDLPPNRVGAKLVNLYMLDRTPKERLEVKKMIALNQDYYRRKGEGRPTKKDRRELDDLLSQEEE
- a CDS encoding phytoene desaturase family protein, producing MSHKIAVIGSGFSSLSAAAYLAKAGHEVTIYEKNSTVGGRARRLVKDGFTFDIGPSWYWMPDIFERFFADFGKKPSDYYQLDKLNPAYSVVFEDEKITIADNLPAIKETFEKVEAGSSKPLQEFMDVASENYDIAIKNLVYRPGESPLELVTLQTVKKLGAFVGNVSKDVRKKFSNPKLVSILEFPVLFLGATPSNTPSFYNFMNYADFGLGTWHPKGGMYEVILGMKKLAQELGVVIKTNSPVSKILVDKNNNAEGLIIDDQKFLYDVVLSGADYHHSETLLEEKHRQYSENYWKKKTFAPSSLIFYVGFDKKLKNIDHHNLFFDTDFEKHADEIYEHPKWPDDPLFYANFTSVTDPSTAPEGCENGFFLIPLAPGLEDTPELRNQYFDIVMSRFEERTGQNVRDHIIVKESFCVNDFIKEYNSYKGNAYGMANTLTQTAFLRPNLRSRKVNNLYFTGQLTVPGPGVPPSLISGKLVAELIEKHSPS
- a CDS encoding shikimate kinase; the protein is MSNLVVLVGYMGSGKSSVGRKLAVKMDLPFIDLDDLIEQVEGKSISEIFEKQGVLHFRKLEREVLENTLRENLNAVIAVGGGTPCYYNNMDMINEHGLSIYLRANVPQLSRRLFPERMQRPIIESQQSLESLQEFIGKHLFERSPFYERAHETLDVGLIDLDEVVQHCEHIINQRKTAE
- a CDS encoding sterol desaturase family protein, translated to MSTLFWILIFLITFCIMEFNAWLIHKYVMHGFLWKIHEDHHHKKHDSWFEKNDLFFVFFAAISIGFKILHGVFDLWWCLPISLGILAYGIAYFVVHDIFIHQRFKWLRKANNKYAKGVRRAHKVHHKHLGKEEGENFGMLVVPFKYFK
- a CDS encoding MerR family transcriptional regulator, encoding MVKSRFSIKDLENLSGVKSHTIRIWEKRYNLLTPDRTDTNIRTYNLHSLRKILNVSFLKNNGMRISSIAKLNAEEIEEQVRTIAESENINDHYIQKLKLAMINFDQVLFQKIYKSVYDREGFNGVFYQLFIPFLEELGLLWQSKTINIAHEHFISHLIKQKMLVELEKLQYQSYDQNDRAYILFLPDNEMHDLGLLFLNYQLLSHNKRTIYLGESMLIDALKHFKNKEVDPVYLTYMTVNPMESKIPSFLRKFHKKIQKNNDAELWVFGYLSKKIKEDDLHTNQRVFTNIHDVIKQLPQLVSA
- a CDS encoding metallophosphoesterase — protein: MSDIHYEQPANRAYLKNNPLRPIADTLLIAGDLMPLNCMKRFSDFLDYLSSNWKSVIWIPGNHEFYSSDLSVYLNPILEKIRNNIHLCHRSVIKVGGLNILGCTLWSYIDKAHQFPIKRYLQDFSKIHWKNRKLDIDDYNIMHELDLKFLEKNRLDDSSIVITHHVPTLQNYPEKYKGSILNQAFASENNLLIKDSQVPYWIYGHHHANTDPFKINNTTVVTNQLGYVLNDEHLGFNASCTFTL
- a CDS encoding phosphoribosyltransferase family protein yields the protein MASNILTHQDIENKSRRIAYQIAEVFSDQDQLFLAGISGQGYKFAEILSTFLKSISDLDVRLVKIELDKNNPLSAAKTDFSLEDARDGNLVLCDDVLNSGTTLIYAVQHFLQIPLRAFKTAVLVNRNHKKYPVKADFKGISLSTTMQEHIEVNLRTEPYSAVLR
- the crtD gene encoding 1-hydroxycarotenoid 3,4-desaturase CrtD — translated: MKKAAVIGAGIGGLAIALRLKKQGFHVTVFEKNDYSGGKLHALELDGYRFDLGPSLFTLPHLVDELHQLFTETQIPFSHKKKKISFKYFWEDGTQFAASTDQNQFIEGASKTFLENPSTLKKYLNSSKLKYELTKGLFLEKSLHKISTYLSKDTVKALIQMPFLGINNTLNQENSVFSNPKLTQLFNRYATYNGSDPYATPGIMSMIPHLELGLGTYYPAGGMHNISQSLFKLAQEVGVEFRFRESVTKINHHKSKVTGVTTDQDTFDAEIVVSNMDIFPTYKKLLKDVPEPKKTLEQPRSSSALIFYWGVKKTFPELDLHNILFSENYPAEFEYIFDKRDLYEDPTVYINITSKETQSDAPQGCENWFVMINAPGNYGQDWDDLVTKSRNRILDKIKSCLNVDISDLIETEYVLTPPMIEANTSSYRGALYGAASNNKMAAFLRHPNFNKIKNLYHVGGSVHPGGGIPLCLLSAKITSDLIEKS
- a CDS encoding methyltransferase domain-containing protein; the protein is MILDKHYWTQRYQQDDTPWQLSHASAPLKHVISQIEDKNCSILIPGAGNSRDASYLLQQGFTNVHILDFAEPALESLQQQIESDEITLHLEDFFDHEGSYDFILEQTFFCALESRFRESYPKKCHDLLKSDGAIKGVLFQFESDRTEPPYGGNAEEYRRLFSPFFEIKSMENCEISEPDRRGRELLIHFLKK